In Leptospira perdikensis, the genomic window AAATCTCATCTACGGCACAAACTTTGATATCAACGAGCCCAAGTTCTAAGGCAAAATTACGAATGAGATCCTCATTCATATCGGAAGGAATTTTGGCAGACTTCTTTGGCCAAGAGATCCAAATCATTCCCGTTGGTTTGATGAATTTTATGAGTTTCGGTAGTTTTTGAAAATACTCTTTGGAAGATAATGTGAAAAAATGAATCATATCCAATCCAGACTTTGGTTTGTCTAAGATCTGAATTTGTTTAGGCAGTGTTCCCCAATCTTTGATAAAATCTTTGGACGGAAGGTTGATAAAGTGTAGGATCATACTCTCTTTGATCCCTAATTTTTCAATGAGTGGTTTTCCTGAATAGCCGGCCGCCATAAATCTCTCCCGTGTTGAGGAATCTTTCACTGGTATCGGTAAAATACTGTTAGTTTATTAATTTAAAATCTACAATAACCATAGGGTTTGATTGAGAATGGAATGTCCACCAAACAGGAAAAAATTATATTGACGAAGGTATTTGTATTCCCAGAATTCTGTCATGAAATTCTTCCAGGTTTTATCGAATCTTCCTTTCTTTGTAGTTTTAATCCTTACGATTCACTGTTCCAAAAAAACTGAATATATCCCTCTTACAGAACCCCACTCTTTGATTGTGTATACCAGTGCCGATTTTGAAATTATTAACTTAGAAGACAAAAAAACTCCGATCAAAAGATTCACAAACTATCGCGGAGTCATTGAAGTAGAGGGTGTACATAGATTCATCCCCCAAAAAGATAATGATAAGGAATTATTTTACTTTCAAATCAAATGTTTGAGTGAATGGAAATGCCCAGAAGAAAAAGCGATTCTTTCCAGAGGATCCTTTTTGATGAATCCAAAATTCTCTTACGGCGAAAACCCTTCTTATGGCCCTAATGGGTATTTCATTCCCCAATCCAGTGTAAAATCTGCAGCAGAGACTTTAAATTTTTTAACCCAAAATGATGCCGAGGTTCCGACTTCTGGATTTAATAAGGATGTATTTAAAGATTGGATAAAGGTAAATGAAACTACTGGTGAAGATTCATTTGTGAATTTGTATTATCTATTTGAAACTTGGAAAAACAAAACTTTTGATCCAGAATCGCAAAAGGTTTTAAAGCGAACTCATAAAAGTTTAAAGTTTTTAAGTGAACAAACAGATCCAGCGGAAATTGAATCTTTTATCGCAAGTCATCCCATCGATCCAGAAATTTTAAACGAACCCAAAATTCAATCGGCTTATGTCAATTTTATCAACAGACATTTGGATACTTTCTTTCATATCGAAAGAAGTAATAAAGAAATTTCCAATCAATTCGAAACATCTGCAGAAATTCCTTACTTACAAGAGTTAGCTTTTCAAAAGATTATGGAATCAGGAGAGTTTGTTTTTGATCCCCTCCCTCCCGAAGAAGTGGTTCCCAATGCAGAAACAATCACTCTTACTAAAAAGAATTGGACACTTACAATTAAAAAACCAAGACAAGTCCAATTGAAATTTGGATTTGTTCCCAATACGGAATGGATCATAAAAAGAATCCAATCGGTTCCCAATGAAGAATTTCTTTCTTTTAAATTAATAGCAGAGAATGGAAACGAGTTTCATGTAAAATCAAAACAACTTCCAAAAGTTTTTGATGGTGCAGAAAAAATGAAAGAGTTTTCAGCAACCCTTCCCAAAAAAGCAACAGAGATCATCGACCAATTTGCTTCTGATTCTGCAAAAGAAGCTGGTGTTTATTTGGCATTGAAGTTTGGTAAAGGTGGTTATGATCCTATTAAAAACCAATACGAATATTCAATCGATGATCCGGCAATCATCCATTATTACTTTAAAAATAATAAAATCATCAAAGCAGATAAGTCGGAAATTTCAGGAGACTTGAGTTATAGTATTGGTGACGATTATTCAACTGATACTTTTGATGCTTGGTATCAAAAGTATAACAAAGAGAAAAAAGAATATACCGTCTTTGTAAATTACACTCACTCGGATTGTGGTTGCGATTGTTCCATAAATAAATCCGTAGACAACCAATGTTGGACCGCAGGTGAAATGATCAAAATTCGTTTTCCTGGACATGCCATTTTAAACAAAGATTTTTCAGAAGCCCGAGTCGAATTTGAAAAACCAGCATCCTTTCTTTGTAATGAACCGTTGAATGAGTAATGAAAGTCCCAGTTTTCGGACATAATTAATTTTTCTCTAGAGCTTTTCTAAATCCTCCTTACTCACTGAGGATTTAGAATACAAACAGTTCGTTCCTTCTTTAAAAAATCTAGATTTCATTGAAAAATGGAAAAAATGCGGATCATTTCCTTCGGTTTTGATCCGTAGATGTATACAACCAATAAAAAATTGGCCTAATCGCCGTTCTGGTGATGTAATGAATTGAGGGTATTCAGTGTTAACGATTGCAGATCTTTGGAAACAAGGAAAAATCATTATTAACAGAATCAGGTTTGGTCTGGTTCTTTTATTCGTTTTTGCGATGTTAGGTGCCAAAGACGAATTCCAACCAAAGATGTTTGTGATCCATATGATTGGAACCTGCACGATGGGATTTTATTGTGCGATTGCTTATATCCTAGAAAAAAAAACAAATCCTCCAACTTGGTTTCATAAACTTTTAGTCTTACTCGATACATTGGTTCTTTCGGGAACCATCATCATGGATTGTACGTTAAGTGCTAAGGAAGCAGAGGCAGCCCTTGCCAATGCTATTGTGTATTTTATCTTTTTCTTCAACGCAATTTATTCAGGATTTTTGGGTGATCGCAAATTTGTATTGATTAACTCTCTATTGGGTGCTTTTTTATCTGCCGTTGCTCTTTACTGTGCTGTTACTATTTCTGGACTTCAACTTTCTGTTGATCCAGAACTTTCCAGTAAACCTGGTTATATTGGTGTTACAGGTGAGATATTAAAACCAGTGTTTATTTTCACTGCCGGTTATATTGCTAGTTTACTCGTTCAATTATTAACAAAGATTAGTTCTCTTGCAGAAATTAAAGCACACGAAGCAGAACTTTTACTTAGTCAATCTAAGGAACGAAATAAAATTTCTTCTAACGCAGCTGTAAAATTAGAAAGTTCGATCAGAAATTTTAGCGATTTTGTTTCACAAACTTCGATTAAACTAGAATCTCAAGCGGCTTCCTTAGAAGAGATTACTGCAGTGATTTCTGAATTATCGAGTTCCTTTGAATCTAATGGATCTTCGATTGAAGAACAAAACAACAAAGTACAAGGAATGGTATCCGATACAGAAATTCTAAAAGAAACTGTAGATCGAATTCTTGTACAAAGTGAACGTTTGGTAGAAATTGCTGAGATTAATAAAAAAGAAAGTATGTCGGTTACAGAAGTAGCTGACCAAACCGCTGCCCATCTAGAATCCATTCAATCTTCCTTTGATCAAGTAAACGAAATCAATAATATTGTCGCCGAAATTGGGGAAAAAACAAACTTACTTGCGTTAAATGCATCGATTGAAGCAGCAAGGGCTGGTGATGTAGGAAAAGGATTCGCGGTTGTTGCAAACGAAGTGAGTAAACTTGCCGAGTTCACCAAAAACAACGTAAAACGAATTGCTGTAGTTGTTAAAAGTTCCAAAGAGATCATTACCAATGCCAGAAATGCTTCACAAAGTACCGGTGAATTAGCAAAATCTCAAATTGATCGATTGAACCAAACATTGGTGGCCATCCAAAACATGAATCAATTGTATTTGGAACAAAGAAATACATTATCTGCAATTTTAGTGGAGTTGGCACAAATTCGAGAACTATCCAAACAAATTTCAGAGTCCACCAAAGAACAGTTACTTGGTCAAAAAGAAGCATCAAAAGGCATTGTTCAACTAGAAATGGAGGTCAACGAAATCAGTCGCGCCTCCAAAGATCTAGAAGAACATATTGAAATGATCAAAGATGAAGCCAATAAATTGGCATCAATGAGCCAGAGTTAAACCAAAACTTAGTCTGAACTTTGGAATTTCCCTTCCAAAGTTCCTTTAGTTTTTTAATCCTCTTTTAAAAAGTTTAGAATTTCTTCCTTAACACTCTCGGTTCGCAAAATCATTTTGTGGCCGAGCCCTTTGGTTTGTACTAACTTGGATTTTTTCCATGCTTTCGAAACAGCAAGTCCCATAGAAAATGGAATTTCTAAATCATCTTCATCATGGATAACAAGCAGAGAGTTACTAAACTTAGGACCGGCTGCCCCTAAATCTAAACTACTCAACGGTTGTTTTACTTTTCGTTCCAAAAGGATTCGCATGGATTCTTGTTCTTCTTCCGTTAATCGAAAGTATTCACTGAACGTTTTTCTTAATATTTCTAATCGCAAAGGCGGTGCAATATAAACTAGTTTGTTTGCACTGACACCTAATTCTTGTGCTACGGTAGCAACCGCACCTCCAAATGAATGTGTGATGATAATATCAGGATTACCAATTTCCTGGACAAGCCTGCGGACCATCTTTGCCGAAAGAACAATATTGGAATACCTTCCAGTAGAATATCCATGTCCTGGCAAATCGATCCCGAAAACATTATAACCTTCTTCCAATAGTGCAGGAACAATCCTTGCAAAGTTCCCCGTATTTCCATTCCAACCATGAATGAGAAGGATGGTTTTACCTTCTCCCTTCCAATGAAAGTATTGAATGCGATGTTCGTTTTCTTGGAATTCTTTTTGTTCAGCCAGTGCCAACACATCCATTTCCTTTCGGGATGGTTTCTGTTTTTGCGTTGATAAAAAATACTGAGCGGCCACATAACCAAAAAACATCGGCTTTCTTCTGGCAAAGGCCCATTTTTCTTCTATCGGAATAGGGTAAGTTCTATTTAAAGAACGAACGATCGTGCTATTTGTTTCCATAACTTAATCCTTATACTTCTGTTAGTCCCAACTGTCTTCATACTGATTTCGTTTGATAAGTTCGTTAAAACTTTGTTTGGCTTTTTTTTCGGCATTTTTATCTTCCAAAAGTCTGTTGTAAAAATGAAAAGATAAAATGAGACCCCAAATATCTTGGACCATCTTATCTACATTTGTATTGGAAGATAATTCTAAAGTGTTTTTCGCATCTTCTACAAATTGTTTTAAAGTCTTTTGCCAACTGAGTTGTGTTTTTTTCAAATGATCTCTGACAACACCTGGCCTGTCATCAAATTCAGAACTAGAAGATAAAAACAAACAACCGCCTGGTAAACTATCTGTATGTGCCCACGACAACCACATCTGAAATGCAGTTTTAAGTCTAGCTATCCCTGGTTTGGTTTTGAGAGAAGGGTATACTACATTTCTTCGAAAGAGTTCACTTCCCACTCGTAACACTTCAATTTGAAGATTTTCTTTGGAGGCAAACTTGGCAAAAAGTCCACTTTTGGACATCCCCAATTCATCAGCTAAGGTGCCTATAGTGAGGCCTTGCAATCCTTGGACACTCGCTACCTGGACCGCTTTTTCCAGAATTATGGATTTTGTTTCCTCACCTTTACTCACAAATAAAAGTACGACCGTTCGTTTAAATTTGTAAAGTACTTTTTTAGGTCTGCCCGCCTCGAATTGGATTCCAAATCTGGATTGGTTCGAAAACCGACCGGGCTTCTACGGGGTGCGCTAAACGCTCCCGTCCTCGGAAGGCTTTTCGCCTTCTCGGACCAAGCCCTCCGTATCCCTGGCGGGATGGTGGTTGGATATGGAATCGCATCGTTTATTCATTCTAAGTCTTTCGTTTGTAGAATGTCTCCGTTGCTTTTGCTTCTTCCCCTTCCGGAGAGATATTAAAAGCTGTCAGAGAAAATTCGTCATTACTGATGAACTGAATTTCGGTTCTCCAACCCCAGAGTTTTTCACCATACTCAGGGTTGCCATAGGAACCATTCATAAAAAAGCCATTTCCTTTTGATTCTCCACTAGACAACATAATTTGTGTTCCCATGTGAAAACTATCGATCCAAGAACTTGTAAACCTTTGGTAAGGGATATCAAATCCAATGACCATCTTTCCAACAAAGGGTTTCCCTTCCAAACTACTTTGGTAATCTAAAGAAATGAATCGGCCACCAAACAGACTCGTGATGGTGACCTCAGCGGGTGACTCATCTGCTAAAACATCTTTTTCAAACCAAGTTTTGGTTTTTCCATTCCAATTACCAATCAAACTTTGTAATTGTTTGTGGGCACCGTTTGTTAGAGACTGTTCGAATTTGTTTGATGTCATTTGTTTGCCTTACGGTTTGATTTCGTTCGATCAATTATGTTTTGTCTTTTGGTGAGAGTTCTGGTTTGATATTTCCTTCGGCCATTCGTAAATCACGGACGTTTTTTTGAACAGCAACGGCAGCAAATAAACTGAGAACAAATGAAATTCCAAAAAAACCTTTTTCACTTAAAGCGAGAGTTGCATTCCAGAGTCCGATGAAAAGTAGTGAGAGAGTCAAAGCGACGGAAAACCAACACAAACCAATATAGATACCGGTAACAAATAAACCTTCCAATTGGTCTCTTACCGTTTTTTGTAAAGAAACGGCAGAAAACAATCCGTACATTAAAATTGTAATATAAAAACCTTTTTCGTTTAACATCATGTCGGCGTTCCAAATTCCTACGATGAATGTAAACATACCAATAACGAGAGAAAGCCAGGAAGCTCCAATAAAGGCAGCAGAGGGTTTTTGAGGTTGAGTGATCATTTCGGAAGTTGTATGGTCCGTTTCCGATTTGGTCAAGAATTTTGTTAACATCGTCGAGACCTTCAGGATGTTTCTTTTCTTTCGTTCTTTAAAGAATTCATGAAAGTTTTAATCTTTGGATTTCTTTCTATTTTGTGGTTAAAATTGCGTAAAGAATCCTGATTGAAATATGGAGTCATAAAAAGATTGATTGGTTATGGATTCTAAAATCACCTCGATAGAGAAAAAATACTTAGTTGGTAAAAAAATAGAAATGTCTTTGGTTGAAAGTTTAACACCGACTTTATGGAAATCTTTTGTTCCTTCCATTGGTTCCATTCAAAACCGAGTTTCCAAAGAAATGATTTCTTTGTCAGTGTATCCGACCGATTATTTTCAAAATTTTAATCCCAATCGAAAATTTATCAAATGGGCAGGAGTAGAAGTTTCTTCTCTAATGGATTTGCCGGAAGGAGTGGAAGTTTTGGAAATTCCAGCCGGACTTTATAGTGTATTTCTTTACAAAGGTCTGGCGAGTGAAGCCGGCCCGTTTTTCCAATGGATTTTTAGAGAATGGTTTCCTAAATCCGAATACGATTTGGACAATCGACCACATTTTGAAGTACTCGGTGACAAATACAAAAATGAGGATCCTAGTTCAGAAGAATTTGTTTATATACCCATAAAACCGCGTTAAGGATACGTAGGGCTTGGTCACCTGCCATCGTTAGATGGCTGGGGACGGGAGCGTTTAGCGCACCCCGGAGGAGCCTGACCCTTTCAAAAATAAAATGGTTTTATAGAAGGGAATTGGGAACGCCCAAAAGCTAAACCATTGGGGGCCAAACACTACTTTTTTCTGGTTCCTTTGGCATGAAGACAATCCAAAGTTTATCACCGACTTTTTTTGTTAGATGAACTGATTCATAAATATTGCCAACATTTCCTGTATATTTTTTTCCACTTACTTCGAATACAAATTCAACAATCGTTGGGGATTTACCATTTAAAGATTGAGTATAGTCTTTACGAATGTCTATGATTTCGCCAACTGTGGCCTTTCCTTGTTCTAAGGGAATGAGTTCATCATTTGCAGTTCGAATTCCCCTTCGCCAACAATAGATCCCAATGATGGGAAATAAAATCGTCCAAAAAAATGGGATCGTGAAAATGATACCAATGAGGGTCATCACATTGCCTGTGTATTTGATCCTTCGTTTGAATTTTGTTGGAAGGACTCTTGGAGCCATAGGAGGTTCAGAGCCAAGATCGTCGGAGTTGAAAGAGTATTCGAGGGTTCCTCCACAATTGGTGCAGTTAGTTATGTTTGAATTGGAATATTGAGTTTTGCACCAAGGGCATTGGATTGTGGTATCAAATGGCATAAAGTTTCCGATGTTTATTTTGAATGGATTCTCATTCTATTGTCAAGATTAGTTTTTGAAGGTAAATGTTTCCTTCTTATAACAAACTCGAATTCAAATTTTGGGTTATGTTTTTATTTTTAATTTCGCATAATGGATATTTGGTTATGAACAGTGATCTTGGTTTGAATGATTGAAACTTCAATTGATTCTATTAATCAAATGTTTCGATAAATAAAATCTTTCCAAACGTAAGTTGGGTAATTCTATCGGAATGATTGGAATTCTTAGTTGATTGGAAAGTCAATCAGGATAGAATGTATGGATGCGTTTCGGTTTTCTCTTCGTACTTGTCACTTTGATCCAATGCTCAAAGCCAGAACTCAATAATCCAAGTGATTTTGGAACTGATTCTTATTTAGAAAACCAAACAATCCTTTGTTTGACAGGGCAGACTTCTGCATGCCGATTAGCAGTTCCCGTTTGCACCAATTGTCGTTTTTTTTCCACGAGTACAACTTATAACGGGGCACGTGGGGGAATCATCGGAGCCGATGCGATTTGTATGAGTGATTCCAAAAAGCCGACGGAACCAGCGAGGGCGGTATACAAAGCATTTCTTGTGGATGATGTGAATCGGATTGCCTGTACAACTTCCAATTGTAGTGGTGGGGTATCTGAACATACGGATTGGATCCTAAAGCCAGATACATCCTATTTTAGAGCTGCAGATTTAACAAAGTTTGCAGTTACAGATAGTTTTGGAATCTTCAATTCGCAGTTAGTACATGTGGATGTGAACGTACTCACGAATACCTTAACTGGTCTTGCGACAGGCGGTTGGACAACTCGCACAAATAATCATTGCAATCGTTGGACGGATGGAACAGGAACTGGTAATGCTGGTGTTGCGGCAAATAGCCTTTCAGTCTTCACTTCTACATTAGGAAGTTGTAATGCTGCATCCGTTATCTTATGTGTGGAGCAGTAAAATCACCTTTGTATTTGTTTTTTTAATCTTATTTTGCCTGACTTGGATTTTTTGTTTTATCCCCCAGATTCGAGTGTATCTTCCCCAAGGAAAATTGGGTTCTATTCACATTTTATATGCGGAAGGAGCCAGTTTTCTCTGTTTTTGTTTTTTAAGTTGTTCTTGTATCGATTACAAAAATAGAAAATACTGGCAAGGAATCGCCATACACGAGTTTGTTCACCAACGCCAACAAAGGTTGTTTTCTCCGTTTGTTTTTGGAATTCTCTATTTTGGGGAATGGATTTTTCGAAAGTTATATCACAAACAAACTTGGATGGAAGCTTATCGAAATCTTCGTTGGGAAAAAGAAGCAGAAGTGGCACGCCTTAGGTTTGAAGAAAATATCTCTTAAATCGGTTTTTGAAATGGTGCGGAGTATCTTGTGAAGAATAAAGAAGAAAAAATCGATTGGAATGAGGTGATAGATTCTCTATCGGATAGGAACGAAGCATTTGTTGAAGATAAATTTGTAAAACCTTGGTTAAAAACTTTTTTTGGGTATCATGAAGATGCCATGACTCGTCAAGATTCGCCAAAAGGTACGAGAAAACGTACCGATATACTGGCATTAGGTGACAATCAAAAATTCAGTCTGATTGTTGAAGTCAAACACCATGGAACCAAAGATTTTCCTGAGTTCAATCCGGAAACAGGTATTGTATCTGATTTTGAACAACTCACAGAATACTTACGTACGTTTTATGATAATGTAAATAAAAGTTATATTCCCATTGGTATTTTTACGGATGGAGAACGGATTTTAGTTGTTCGTAATTATTATGGGATGGTTTTTCCCATCATCTATATCAAAAATTTAAAAAGTGGAAAAGGTGTAGTTTATTGGTCGAACGAGATCGTAAAGACGATAAAGAAAAAATTAAACGAACCAGTGATTCTCACCACTTATAATAATAAGGGAGGTGTTGGTAAAACCACAGTCAGTTATATACTGGCAAACTATTTAGCAAAAGTAAAAAAGAAATCGGTTTTAGCACTTGATTTCGATCCATTACAATCTGATTTTTCCAGGCTCTTTCATTTGGATTCTGGAGAATTTTATGATGTGATCGATTGGTTAGAAGGAACGGTCGATAAAAAAGACAAAAAGAAAGCAATGAGTATGCGCGATGGAAATCTTGTATTGGCTTTGGCAAAAGCAAATGAAAGTTCCAATGAAGCAATGAAAAAAGGAAACCTCAATAAATACTCGAGTCTTTCCGGAAGTATTACAAAAATCAATAGTTCGGCAAAAACGATTTCGAAATTAATGAAACAAGGAATTACAATTCCTCAACCCGGATCTACGATTCCGTTACATCGTAAGTTTGATGTAGTGATCATTGATAGTCCACCGGGTTGGTGGTATTATTCCATGCTTGCCATTTCTTTAAGTGATGTCATCATTCCACCGATTAACTTTAATAATGGATCTTCAGTGATCAATTTAGTTCGGTTCACAAACCAATACTTTCCGGAGCTCTTCAAACATTTGAATCCAACGACAAAGGAAGAAAAAATAAATTTTCTGAATTTGCGATCTCCTATTTTTTCCCATATGATCATTAATTTTTTTGATAAAAATGATAAAGAAGTTAAGGAGAAAGATTTAGATCAGGTAGTGGCAAAGTATTTGGAAAAAGAAATTAAAGATTCGTTTATTAGAAATTCTTTGTTTAGAAATGAAAGGGCCGATGGAATTTCTGGTCGCACCTTCGACGCCATTCGTTTGCCTTTAAATCGTTCGATCAATCAGTTATCCTCATTAGCTTTAGAAGACAGAGATCGGAAAAAAGTCGAAAACGATGTTCTCAAACTAGGAGAGATCATTGTTTCTGATTTATTTCCATTTATGAGAGGTTAGAAGGATTTATTATTTTTCCCTTTTTTGGTCATCTACGTTTTGTTTGTCTATTTGCACCTAACAAATCCATTGACAATATTTCTGAATCCTTCTAATTTGTGTACAAAAGAGGAAAAAGCGTGAATATGAAAAAAGGTTATTTGAATGAATCGAAAACTATTACTCGTACTAATGCTAGGTGTATTCTCTTTTAATTGTATTGGGTTATTACTTCCTGAAAAAGAAAACAAAGACCAGTCTTTATTACAGGCCATTCTTGGAATATTTTTGGGGAATCCTAATCATGTAAGGACTGTCTCTGCTGAAGTAGGTCCATCTGGTGGCAGTTTGCGAGCGTCAGATGGAAGTTTCTCTTTTGAAATTCCTGCCGGTGCTTTGAGTGACACAAAAATCATAACAATTTCTCGAGAAGTTTCACCTAACGGATCGATTCCTGTTGAATTCGGTTCGACCACCCCTGTATTTAAATTTGAACCAGAAGGTTTACATTTTTCCAGACCAGCTCTGCTTTCAGTTGCTTATGAACAAGGTAATTTTGTCGAAGCAGGAATTGAAGAACGAAGTATTGGTATGTATTATATTAAAGATGATTCCTCCTTAGAAAAAATGAAGAAGGTATCGGTCGATTATTCGACTAACACTCTAAAAGTGGAAGTGGTTCATTTTTCTTTTGGTGCGGGACTGAACATACAAATTTGGCTGGTATCTAGTGGAATTATGACTAATCCCACATCTGTTTCGAATGTAGCAGATCGAGTGATCGAAGAATTGGCAAACTATGCAGATTATGGTTATTCCAGTATCGATGAATACTATCAGGCCAATGCCGGAGTCCTTGGCCCTCTTTTAAATCAATTGGTAGCTGTTTTAGGAACGGATCCGATCACTGCTGCATATCCCAATGCAGATTTTGATGGCGATGGAGCACCTAACTTTGAAGATCCGATGGTTCCATCTCTTGCTCCTGCCATTACAATTAGTTCTGTAACCTCTCCGTTTATTAGTACACTCAGTGGTTCTATTAATGCCACTGACTTCACATGGCGTTCCTCCAAAACAGGAACCTATACGATTCGAAAAAATGCATCTGATTGTAATACAGGAACTGCGATTGATTCAGGAAACGTAACGGCAAATGTGAATCAAAATTCGGGTTCCATTTTAGCTTCCTCTTTGAATTTGGGAACCAATGCCCTTCGAGTTTGTGTGACCAGTGGTGGAGTGAAAGGTTTTGGAGTGGCTTCATTAACAAGAGATGATACAACTCCAGGTGTAACAGTCCTTCCTTCTGGAGGAAGTTTTGGAACAATACAATCAGTTGTATTAAATTGTTCTGATGTTGGTGGTGCAGGTTGTGCAAAGGTAATTTATACTTCTAATGGTTCCACTCCTTCTTTTGGTTCCAATTGTTCGATTACAAATGGAACATTGTATTCTACTTCCATATCAACACCAAATCAAACAGCGACTACATACAAAATCAAAAGTTGTGACAATGCAGGGAACCAATCCATTGTTTATAGTGAAACTTATACTGTAGATACAGTCATTCCCACAGTAACAATTAATAGTGTATTGCCTTCTAACTATTTAAAATCAGGGCAAACTTCTACTATTAGTTGGAAGTCGAACAAAGCTGGTAGTTATGAAGTAAAATTAGGAAATTCTTGTGCTTCGGGGACTGCACTTACAGGAACAAATGTATCTGGTACTGTTGCTGCGAACGAATCGATTAGTTCGGAAATTCCAGTTACATCTTTTGGTTCTGAAGGTTCTAAAACAATAGCTGTTTGTGTTTCTAATTTGGTTGGCACTAAAGGAGGGACTACAGTAAACTTAACAGTGGATTTAACGAACCCCACTCTTTCTGCTTCTGTTGATAGTGGGACCTATACAACTGCGCAAACTTTGACGATTACATGTGCAGACTTACAATCGAGCTGTCACGAAATCATTTATACTTCTAATGGATCCATTCCCTCCTTCGATGTTTCAGGTTCGATTGTGAATGGTCAATTGTATACAGGTTCTATCATCACTCCGAACACTGCTGTATTAGAGTATCGATTTTTGGCGAGAGACCGCGCAGGAAATCTTTCCGGAGTATTGGTTCGAAATTATACAATTGGACAATTGATTCCTAAGTTTACTTCCTTTGAGATTCCTGAATATGGTGCAAAGGGTGTCATTGATGAAGTAAACAAAACAATACATATTGCTGTCTACAAAGCCAATGGGCCTGATTCGACGGCAGTATTCACTACAGAAAATACCGTTTCTATAATTCATCCAGGTTATACGCCGATTCCCTATGTTAGTGGTGATGCAATCCATTTAGGACAAAATGAAAATGAATTGGCTAAGGAGTTAATTTTAACAAGCCCTACTGGAACTACAGTTACTTATAAAATTTATACCTTCTCGATTACTGTTGACCGGAATGAATATATTTTAGGGTCGTCAACTACTGCTGATATATATATAAAAGCTCTTTTCGGTAGTAATCCTCAAGTGAATATTACCACTCCAAATGGAACCAGCCAAGCAACTTGTGTTCGGTTTAACCAATATACACTCAATTGTACGTTTACACCAATTAGTAGTTTGGATGGATATTTTATGGATGTAGTAGTCACAAATGATGCTCCATACCATAACTTTACTTTGGTGAAAGCAGCAAAGATGACTGTTACAAAAAATGGCGCCGGTGAGGCTAATGGAGAAAT contains:
- a CDS encoding DUF1554 domain-containing protein, coding for MRFGFLFVLVTLIQCSKPELNNPSDFGTDSYLENQTILCLTGQTSACRLAVPVCTNCRFFSTSTTYNGARGGIIGADAICMSDSKKPTEPARAVYKAFLVDDVNRIACTTSNCSGGVSEHTDWILKPDTSYFRAADLTKFAVTDSFGIFNSQLVHVDVNVLTNTLTGLATGGWTTRTNNHCNRWTDGTGTGNAGVAANSLSVFTSTLGSCNAASVILCVEQ
- a CDS encoding DUF3052 domain-containing protein; protein product: MAAGYSGKPLIEKLGIKESMILHFINLPSKDFIKDWGTLPKQIQILDKPKSGLDMIHFFTLSSKEYFQKLPKLIKFIKPTGMIWISWPKKSAKIPSDMNEDLIRNFALELGLVDIKVCAVDEIWSGLKLVIRKENR
- a CDS encoding GyrI-like domain-containing protein: MDSKITSIEKKYLVGKKIEMSLVESLTPTLWKSFVPSIGSIQNRVSKEMISLSVYPTDYFQNFNPNRKFIKWAGVEVSSLMDLPEGVEVLEIPAGLYSVFLYKGLASEAGPFFQWIFREWFPKSEYDLDNRPHFEVLGDKYKNEDPSSEEFVYIPIKPR
- a CDS encoding alpha/beta hydrolase; the protein is METNSTIVRSLNRTYPIPIEEKWAFARRKPMFFGYVAAQYFLSTQKQKPSRKEMDVLALAEQKEFQENEHRIQYFHWKGEGKTILLIHGWNGNTGNFARIVPALLEEGYNVFGIDLPGHGYSTGRYSNIVLSAKMVRRLVQEIGNPDIIITHSFGGAVATVAQELGVSANKLVYIAPPLRLEILRKTFSEYFRLTEEEQESMRILLERKVKQPLSSLDLGAAGPKFSNSLLVIHDEDDLEIPFSMGLAVSKAWKKSKLVQTKGLGHKMILRTESVKEEILNFLKED
- a CDS encoding methyl-accepting chemotaxis protein — its product is MLTIADLWKQGKIIINRIRFGLVLLFVFAMLGAKDEFQPKMFVIHMIGTCTMGFYCAIAYILEKKTNPPTWFHKLLVLLDTLVLSGTIIMDCTLSAKEAEAALANAIVYFIFFFNAIYSGFLGDRKFVLINSLLGAFLSAVALYCAVTISGLQLSVDPELSSKPGYIGVTGEILKPVFIFTAGYIASLLVQLLTKISSLAEIKAHEAELLLSQSKERNKISSNAAVKLESSIRNFSDFVSQTSIKLESQAASLEEITAVISELSSSFESNGSSIEEQNNKVQGMVSDTEILKETVDRILVQSERLVEIAEINKKESMSVTEVADQTAAHLESIQSSFDQVNEINNIVAEIGEKTNLLALNASIEAARAGDVGKGFAVVANEVSKLAEFTKNNVKRIAVVVKSSKEIITNARNASQSTGELAKSQIDRLNQTLVAIQNMNQLYLEQRNTLSAILVELAQIRELSKQISESTKEQLLGQKEASKGIVQLEMEVNEISRASKDLEEHIEMIKDEANKLASMSQS
- a CDS encoding DUF1579 domain-containing protein, with product MTSNKFEQSLTNGAHKQLQSLIGNWNGKTKTWFEKDVLADESPAEVTITSLFGGRFISLDYQSSLEGKPFVGKMVIGFDIPYQRFTSSWIDSFHMGTQIMLSSGESKGNGFFMNGSYGNPEYGEKLWGWRTEIQFISNDEFSLTAFNISPEGEEAKATETFYKRKT
- the yiaA gene encoding inner membrane protein YiaA, whose amino-acid sequence is MLTKFLTKSETDHTTSEMITQPQKPSAAFIGASWLSLVIGMFTFIVGIWNADMMLNEKGFYITILMYGLFSAVSLQKTVRDQLEGLFVTGIYIGLCWFSVALTLSLLFIGLWNATLALSEKGFFGISFVLSLFAAVAVQKNVRDLRMAEGNIKPELSPKDKT
- a CDS encoding TetR/AcrR family transcriptional regulator — its product is MSKGEETKSIILEKAVQVASVQGLQGLTIGTLADELGMSKSGLFAKFASKENLQIEVLRVGSELFRRNVVYPSLKTKPGIARLKTAFQMWLSWAHTDSLPGGCLFLSSSSEFDDRPGVVRDHLKKTQLSWQKTLKQFVEDAKNTLELSSNTNVDKMVQDIWGLILSFHFYNRLLEDKNAEKKAKQSFNELIKRNQYEDSWD